One genomic segment of Ctenopharyngodon idella isolate HZGC_01 chromosome 7, HZGC01, whole genome shotgun sequence includes these proteins:
- the il13ra1 gene encoding interleukin-13 receptor subunit alpha-1 — protein sequence MCRFWDISLIICFSVSVMFVGGDNISELPPPPQNLTFIWETPFRLSLTWEKPEDLDRSCIVNYTVNVHHSQECSGKYDSRRVQALGCKLNISNEKGLCISVTTNLENCGKSGSSQATNISIAPPSVRLVENRSYEYSHSKMNCTWIPVVDVQDLSLYYWLPRYESVKKCIPDETLKPRGCIIHDEFLKDTLDIFYLFNGTYNGTSVFNTFTDERPVKYVKLNKPQLTIHKDRQKLIFQANGSDLDEFAEECYSYIYTISKCNKNSTVKDKEHYEVQYDPACKYRARVQVNFSQKCGAGKSDLSDEVEYGEDSDPKLPALLAVIIIPLIVSLCLLVSLVLLRRHKDIIFPQIPEPSLLFKDMLINNIRTPEELQSPATGRLYIPLEEVVESKISLEPDTPFVPMMKNEPK from the exons ATGTGTCGATTTTGGGATATATCCTTGATTATATGCTTCTCTGTCTCCGTTATGTTCGTCGGAGGTGATAACATATCAG AactccctcctcctcctcagaaTCTGACCTTTATATGGGAAACACCTTTCCGGCTTAGTTTGACATGGGAAAAGCCTGAGGATTTGGATCGTAGCTGTATAGTGAACTACACGGTAAATGTGCATCATTCACAG GAATGTTCAGGAAAATATGATTCCAGAAGAGTCCAAGCCCTGGGTTGTAAATTAAATATCTCCAATGAGAAAGGACTGTGCATCAGTGTTACAACAAACCTTGAAAACTGTGGAAAAAGTGGCAGTAGTCAAGCGACGAACATTAGCATAGCTCCACCTTCAG TGAGGCTGGTGGAAAACAGAAGCTACGAATATTCCCACAGCAAGATGAATTGCACTTGGATTCCTGTTGTTGATGTCCAAGACCTCAGTTTATATTACTG GCTACCTCGTTATGAATCAGTAAAAAAGTGTATACCTGATGAGACGTTGAAGCCCAGAGGATGTATCATACACGATGAATTTCTCAAGGACACGTTGGACATATTCTATCTGTTCAACGGCACTTACAATGGTACTTCTGTATTCAACACGTTCACGGATGAACGTCCAGTAAAATACG TGAAACTAAATAAACCTCAACTTACAATCCATAAAGACCGACAAAAACTCATTTTTCAAGCAAATGGATCAGATTTAGATGAGTTTGCAGAGGAATGCTACAGTTACATCTACACAATCAGCAAGTGCAATAAG AATAGTACTGTAAAGGACAAAGAACATTATGAGGTGCAGTATGACCCAGCCTGCAAGTACAGAGCCAGAGTGCAGGTCAACTTCTCACAGAAATGTGGTGCCGGGAAAAGTGATCTGAGTGACGAGGTGGAATATG GAGAGGACAGCGATCCGAAATTGCCTGCATTGCTGGCTGTCATTATAATCCCGCTCATAGTTTCCCTTTGCCTGTTAGTCTCTCTAGTGCTGCTCAGAAG ACATAAAGACATCATATTCCCACAAATCCCAGAGCCATCGCTTCTCTTTAAGGACATGCTCATCAACAACATCAGAACCCCAGAGGAACTACAG AGTCCTGCAACTGGCAGACTGTATATCCCCCTTGAAGAAGTCGTAGAAAGCAAGATAAGTCTTGAACCTGACACACCATTTGTACCAATGATGAAAAATGAGCCGAAATAA